One window of Triticum dicoccoides isolate Atlit2015 ecotype Zavitan chromosome 5A, WEW_v2.0, whole genome shotgun sequence genomic DNA carries:
- the LOC119299507 gene encoding molybdopterin synthase catalytic subunit-like, with product MPAIVALSCCITPLSSTKNRRCWEQDDKIRKPRGTSVVHLLSSTKPYLAACTDDLERPRSVIQAPEAPAQLPSMAGDEPPTATVEAPTTEAACQDLVEILEEGSGRLDMGRYVDHVRDLSAGAIATFEGTTRDHFDGRRVVELRYEAYGAMARRRLEAILREARAAHALCRLAVAHRLGTVPAGEASVFVAASAVHRADAMDACRYVIDEIKASVPIWKKEVYDDGEVWKENREFLDRTDAEKKGKPAAAAGRGGGGCCGSKVRVS from the exons ATGCCCGCCATAGTGGCGCTGTCCTGCTGCATCACACCACTATCATCCACAA AAAATCGCCGGTGCTGGGAGCAGGATGATAAAATAAGAAAGCCGCGGGGCACTTCCGTGGTTcatctcctctcctccaccaaaccTTATCTCGCTGCCTGCACCGACGACTTGGAGCGGCCGCGCTCCGTGATCCAAGCACCCGAAGCGCCGGCGCAGCTCCCCTCGATGGCCGGCGACGAGCCCCCAACGGCGACGGTCGAGGCCCCGACGACGGAGGCGGCGTGCCAGGACCTGGTGGAGATCCTGGAGGAGGGATCGGGCCGGCTGGACATGGGCCGGTACGTGGACCACGTCCGCGACCTGTCGGCGGGCGCCATCGCTACCTTCGAGGGCACCACGCGGGACCACTTCGACGGGAGGCGCGTGGTGGAGCTCCGCTACGAGGCGTACGGGGCCATGGCGCGGCGCCGCCTCGAGGCCATCCTCCGCGAGGCCCGCGCCGCGCACGCGCTGTGCCGGCTGGCCGTGGCGCACCGCCTCGGGACCGtccccgccggcgaggccagcgtgTTCGTGGCGGCCTCGGCCGTGCACCGCGCCGACGCCATGGACGCGTGCCGCTACGTGATCGACGAGATCAAGGCCTCCGTGCCCATCTGGAAGAAGGAGGTGTACGACGACGGCGAGGTCTGGAAGGAGAACCGCGAGTTCCTCGACCGCACCGACGCCGAGAAGAAGGGCAAGCCGGCCGCTGCcgccggccgcggcggcggcgggtgctgCGGCAGCAAGGTGAGGGTCAGCTGA